From one Shewanella sp. GD04112 genomic stretch:
- a CDS encoding DUF1439 domain-containing protein, producing the protein MKKLTLSLCLGLSVLLDGCVTQYSISEHEMEQYLSKEIHFEVKQGNQLVGAQVRINDISVRLGEKPDTMSVSAATQVSITNPIFPLKAQLSTTFEAKPWYDSATHSVYLRQLELVKVESTPKDIEKAISSATPQVMGYLRHFLENQPVYVLDTKDSNQALMAKMTESIQVVPGKLVLKFTK; encoded by the coding sequence ATGAAAAAACTCACGCTTAGCCTTTGCTTGGGATTATCTGTACTGCTTGACGGCTGCGTCACGCAGTACAGTATCAGCGAGCATGAAATGGAGCAGTATCTCAGCAAAGAGATCCATTTTGAGGTGAAACAAGGTAATCAACTCGTGGGCGCGCAAGTGCGCATTAACGACATCAGTGTCAGACTCGGCGAAAAGCCTGACACTATGAGCGTCAGTGCGGCCACTCAAGTGTCCATCACTAATCCTATTTTTCCGTTGAAGGCGCAGCTTTCAACCACCTTTGAGGCCAAGCCTTGGTATGACAGTGCCACCCACAGCGTCTACCTGCGCCAGCTTGAATTGGTGAAAGTAGAATCAACTCCTAAGGATATCGAGAAAGCCATCAGTAGCGCGACGCCACAGGTTATGGGCTACTTAAGGCATTTCCTCGAGAATCAGCCCGTTTATGTGCTCGATACGAAGGACAGTAACCAAGCGCTGATGGCCAAGATGACCGAGAGCATTCAAGTTGTCCCTGGCAAATTAGTCCTTAAGTTCACTAAATAG
- a CDS encoding CinA family nicotinamide mononucleotide deamidase-related protein — protein sequence MKLEMICTGEEVLSGQIVDTNAAWFASTMMEHGIEIQRRVTVGDRLEDLIAVFQERSLHADVILVNGGLGPTSDDMSAEAMAKAKGESLVENREWRQHLEDWFTRNNREMPVSNLKQAMLPESAVMVDNPVGTACGFRVKLNRAWLFFTPGVPFELKHMVKEQFIPFIREEFDLDAKVALKKLLTIGHGESSLADKIEPLELPEGITIGYRSSMPHIEIKIFARGEKAIALLPRVTGHIKMVLGTAVVAEDKATLAEEIHAKLLNSGLTLSVAESCTGGMITSQLVDFPGSSSYLQHGLVTYSNESKVRVLGVNPATLDDHGAVSIPTVEEMAKGARAILDSDFALATSGIAGPDGGTEEKPVGTVAIALATRSGVYSQMIKLPRRSRDLVRSLSAAVAYDMLRRELLTEAVIVDYQSIGRFSK from the coding sequence ATGAAGTTAGAGATGATTTGCACTGGGGAAGAGGTGCTGTCGGGTCAGATTGTTGATACTAACGCGGCCTGGTTTGCCAGCACTATGATGGAGCATGGCATTGAGATCCAACGACGAGTGACTGTGGGGGATCGCCTCGAGGACTTAATTGCGGTTTTCCAAGAGCGTAGCTTGCATGCCGATGTCATCTTAGTGAATGGCGGCTTGGGGCCGACCAGTGATGATATGTCTGCCGAAGCAATGGCTAAGGCAAAGGGAGAGTCTCTGGTTGAGAATCGCGAATGGCGTCAGCATTTAGAAGATTGGTTTACGCGTAATAACCGTGAGATGCCAGTCAGTAATTTGAAGCAGGCGATGCTGCCTGAGTCTGCAGTGATGGTGGATAACCCCGTCGGTACGGCCTGTGGATTTAGAGTGAAGTTGAATCGAGCTTGGTTATTCTTCACCCCAGGTGTGCCATTTGAACTCAAGCATATGGTGAAGGAACAATTTATTCCTTTTATCCGTGAAGAGTTTGACCTCGATGCTAAGGTGGCGCTGAAGAAGTTGCTGACCATAGGTCATGGTGAGTCTTCCCTTGCCGACAAAATTGAGCCATTGGAGTTGCCTGAGGGGATTACCATTGGTTATCGCTCCTCAATGCCACATATTGAGATTAAGATCTTTGCCCGCGGTGAGAAGGCTATTGCTTTGCTGCCACGGGTGACTGGGCACATCAAAATGGTGCTGGGTACTGCGGTTGTCGCCGAAGATAAAGCGACGCTTGCCGAGGAAATCCATGCGAAGTTACTGAATTCTGGCTTGACCTTGAGTGTTGCCGAGTCTTGCACGGGTGGGATGATAACCAGTCAGTTAGTGGATTTCCCGGGCAGTTCTTCCTATTTACAACACGGTCTGGTGACTTATAGTAACGAGTCTAAGGTGCGAGTGTTAGGTGTTAATCCGGCGACGTTAGACGATCACGGCGCAGTGTCTATTCCCACGGTCGAAGAAATGGCTAAGGGCGCGCGTGCTATCTTAGACAGTGATTTTGCCTTAGCGACCAGTGGAATAGCGGGACCAGATGGCGGAACCGAAGAGAAGCCCGTCGGTACAGTAGCAATTGCCTTGGCTACCCGCAGTGGCGTCTACAGCCAAATGATAAAACTGCCGCGACGTTCACGGGATTTAGTGCGTAGCTTAAGTGCGGCAGTGGCCTACGATATGTTAAGACGTGAATTACTCACAGAAGCTGTGATTGTGGATTATCAATCGATAGGGCGTTTCAGCAAGTAA
- a CDS encoding helix-turn-helix transcriptional regulator has product MTSASELIYMSAKQVAEYLDLNEKKVYAMANDRILPATKITGKWLFPKVLIDRWVMDSCHSGMLTDRLLITGSDDPLLSMLVARLMAQVGSRELISYSATGSRLGLELLAKGYADVCTLHWGSMEDRNIRHPALLKGYQNHQQWIMVHGYSRQQGLIMRTDMHHRCQEEDKVLTLPWRWVSRQGGAGSQQHLEQWLLKQGARLEQLNVVLTAYSERELAGYIARGDADIGFGCQSVALESGLSFVPLVKESFDFVMPQSIYFRRQLQQLFTMLSSGHTRQMASLLGGYDLTDCGQLLWSAN; this is encoded by the coding sequence ATGACATCCGCCAGTGAATTGATTTACATGAGCGCGAAGCAGGTTGCTGAGTATTTAGATCTAAACGAGAAGAAAGTCTACGCTATGGCGAATGACCGAATTCTGCCAGCAACGAAAATCACCGGTAAATGGTTATTCCCTAAGGTGTTAATTGACCGTTGGGTGATGGACTCCTGCCACAGCGGCATGTTAACCGACCGACTCTTGATCACTGGCAGCGATGATCCCCTGCTTTCTATGTTAGTGGCGCGCTTGATGGCACAGGTGGGGAGCCGCGAACTGATCAGTTACAGCGCAACGGGCTCGCGTCTTGGGTTAGAGCTATTAGCAAAGGGCTATGCCGACGTTTGTACTCTGCACTGGGGTAGCATGGAGGATAGGAATATCCGTCATCCAGCCTTACTTAAAGGTTATCAGAACCACCAACAATGGATCATGGTGCATGGTTATTCCCGTCAGCAAGGCTTGATCATGCGTACCGATATGCACCACAGATGCCAAGAAGAGGATAAGGTACTCACCTTACCCTGGCGTTGGGTCAGCCGCCAAGGTGGCGCTGGTAGCCAGCAACATTTAGAACAATGGCTATTAAAGCAAGGGGCGCGTTTAGAACAACTCAATGTGGTGCTAACGGCCTATAGCGAACGTGAGCTCGCAGGATATATAGCACGGGGGGATGCCGACATAGGTTTCGGTTGCCAATCCGTTGCCCTAGAGAGCGGCTTAAGCTTCGTGCCTCTCGTCAAAGAGTCCTTCGACTTTGTGATGCCGCAAAGCATTTACTTCCGCAGACAACTGCAACAGCTCTTTACTATGTTAAGTAGCGGACACACGCGCCAAATGGCCTCGTTATTAGGTGGGTACGATCTTACCGATTGCGGCCAGTTACTGTGGAGTGCAAACTAA
- a CDS encoding formate dehydrogenase accessory sulfurtransferase FdhD, with product MISDNSSNIAQQAQPNDPSSSAKPAFTFVKTQAEVPLTIAVKAVDESGEVIDKHVACERPLTVYLNWRPIVTLMTLGAKPESLALGYLKNQGFISDVSQLDSVIVDWDVNSAAVLTREQTADIEQKLSEKTVTSGCGQGTVYGSFMQDLDDIQLPTPSLKQSTLYSLLKNINEYNDTYKNAGAVHGCGVCENDQILAFVEDVGRHNAVDTLAGDMWLAQDRGDNKIFYTTGRLTSEMVIKVAKMGIPVLLSRSGVTQMGLELAQQLGITIIARAKGRHFLIYHGSENIEFDANTSAGK from the coding sequence ATGATTTCTGATAATAGTTCTAATATTGCTCAGCAAGCACAGCCCAATGACCCTTCATCGTCAGCGAAACCAGCCTTCACTTTTGTGAAAACCCAGGCTGAAGTGCCGTTAACGATTGCCGTCAAGGCCGTAGACGAATCGGGCGAAGTGATTGATAAGCATGTTGCCTGTGAACGACCTTTAACGGTTTACCTGAACTGGCGTCCGATTGTGACCCTGATGACCTTAGGGGCTAAACCCGAGTCGCTAGCGTTAGGTTATCTTAAAAATCAAGGCTTTATTTCAGATGTTAGTCAGTTGGACTCTGTGATTGTCGACTGGGATGTAAACTCCGCCGCCGTGTTAACCCGTGAACAAACCGCCGATATCGAGCAAAAGTTATCGGAAAAAACCGTGACCTCAGGCTGTGGCCAAGGAACGGTTTATGGCAGTTTTATGCAGGACTTAGATGATATCCAGCTGCCCACACCAAGCCTCAAGCAAAGTACGCTCTACAGTTTGCTTAAAAATATCAATGAATATAATGACACTTATAAGAATGCCGGCGCCGTTCATGGCTGTGGTGTTTGCGAGAACGACCAAATTCTTGCCTTCGTAGAAGATGTAGGGCGTCACAATGCTGTGGACACCTTAGCGGGCGATATGTGGTTGGCTCAGGATCGGGGCGATAACAAGATTTTCTATACCACGGGGCGACTCACCTCGGAGATGGTGATCAAGGTTGCCAAAATGGGGATACCCGTATTGCTATCGCGCAGTGGCGTGACGCAAATGGGGCTAGAGCTTGCGCAGCAGCTGGGCATCACCATTATTGCCCGGGCGAAAGGGCGCCACTTTTTGATCTATCACGGTAGTGAAAATATCGAATTTGATGCGAATACTAGTGCAGGCAAATAA
- a CDS encoding DUF3305 domain-containing protein, translating into MQHTTSVWPMYVSLKKVEKQMGRWTSVQWEIDHLLPATHEAPEGATLVLLELHKDERASYRINLDMDNAMLYLVCDEMADGTWVPALLSADQNVAAGCLEGNTPVINMLMPEAIACWIEAFITQYGEVEIAAYRRKHVDHRKNQGPSRDPLRRD; encoded by the coding sequence ATGCAACATACCACTAGTGTTTGGCCAATGTACGTTTCGCTCAAAAAAGTAGAGAAACAAATGGGTCGTTGGACCTCGGTACAATGGGAAATCGATCATCTACTGCCCGCCACCCACGAAGCCCCCGAAGGTGCAACCTTAGTTCTGCTCGAACTGCACAAAGATGAACGCGCCAGTTATCGCATCAACCTCGACATGGACAATGCCATGCTGTACTTGGTCTGCGATGAAATGGCTGACGGCACTTGGGTACCCGCGTTACTCTCGGCAGATCAAAACGTGGCGGCAGGCTGCCTTGAAGGCAACACCCCCGTTATCAACATGCTAATGCCAGAGGCGATCGCCTGCTGGATTGAAGCCTTTATCACCCAATACGGCGAAGTTGAAATCGCCGCTTATCGTCGCAAGCATGTCGACCACCGTAAAAACCAAGGCCCTAGCCGCGACCCATTGCGGAGGGACTAA
- a CDS encoding DUF3306 domain-containing protein, whose product MADSTPKANGFFSRWSQRREQVAAEEAALAAQTAEKTAEANLNPPVEPTVIAAATPTSEPQDALPQTDEDPNRLLTAEELPNPEEIEIGGSFAKFMGANVDPAAKTAALRALWKQPHFNEIDGLLEYALDYSNQPKLTPEVSAELAQKVFRFITKESEESDEDPTSIPSDAVVNTENAMESKNSDVETELANTQITDNLDGETDDLPQNAPEPAAQMQKPVV is encoded by the coding sequence ATGGCTGACTCAACCCCAAAGGCTAACGGCTTTTTTAGCCGTTGGAGCCAGCGCCGTGAGCAAGTCGCCGCCGAAGAAGCCGCACTTGCAGCTCAAACGGCCGAAAAAACCGCGGAAGCAAACTTAAATCCTCCTGTTGAGCCAACTGTGATTGCGGCAGCCACGCCGACTTCTGAACCTCAGGATGCCCTCCCACAAACCGATGAGGATCCCAACCGCCTCCTCACCGCGGAAGAGTTGCCCAATCCCGAAGAAATTGAGATTGGCGGCAGCTTTGCTAAGTTTATGGGAGCCAATGTTGACCCAGCGGCGAAAACGGCAGCGCTACGCGCATTGTGGAAACAGCCCCATTTCAATGAGATAGATGGTCTTTTGGAATATGCGCTCGACTACAGCAATCAGCCAAAGCTGACGCCAGAGGTGTCCGCCGAGCTAGCCCAAAAAGTATTCCGTTTTATCACCAAAGAGAGTGAAGAGTCAGACGAAGATCCGACCTCAATCCCCAGCGATGCGGTGGTGAATACAGAAAATGCAATGGAATCAAAAAACAGTGATGTCGAAACCGAATTAGCAAACACTCAGATCACGGACAATTTGGATGGGGAGACTGATGACCTACCCCAAAATGCACCAGAGCCTGCCGCTCAGATGCAAAAGCCAGTTGTTTAA
- a CDS encoding 4Fe-4S binding protein: MTNQTQLALKQARQNVLAQTQILQNLIPPTVSYTTEGTVLIIGPEDLARLAADKLSTMASRVILANEAITSQDETHLEQVMAAATDVESYYNKLIGIKGFLGQFQVSVEHQNGAAELSVVAIRKAHFDLILDLSSTPCLNLEMLPPGYFYVGQDEAKLADALEQLPELVGQFDKPRYVKINADLCAHDRNGINGCNRCLNFCPADAISSVAKKIEVDPYLCHGAGSCASACPTGAIGYDLPTPQALHSYLNKIINRYREQAQTAPVILFHDNAVGANLIGDDLAGDVLPVALEEITVASIDHWLAALAWGARQVLILNTEATAPTLTQMLKGELALANSMLDEIGQPQRLSLIDPSMLANLEPLLDISLDWPVIVPGAFASTTKRNTLFDAIDHLNSQAGEINSSLSINNVPYGKVSVNVEKCTLCMSCVAICPTMALQDGGDKPALHFIEQNCVQCGLCEAACPEKVISLTPQINFDKAARQQLQTLKEEAPFECIRCGSPFATQSMVHRMLDMVGAHSAFSANIERLKMCGDCRVKDMFEDILQDPEKQLR, encoded by the coding sequence ATGACCAATCAAACCCAGCTTGCGCTAAAACAAGCGCGGCAAAATGTGTTAGCCCAAACGCAGATTTTACAGAATCTGATCCCGCCAACAGTGAGCTACACCACTGAAGGCACAGTGCTAATTATTGGCCCAGAGGATCTGGCACGCCTCGCGGCGGACAAATTGTCCACTATGGCGAGCCGTGTGATTTTGGCTAACGAAGCGATTACCAGCCAAGATGAAACCCACCTTGAACAGGTGATGGCTGCGGCGACGGATGTCGAAAGCTACTATAACAAACTCATTGGCATTAAAGGATTTTTAGGTCAATTCCAAGTCAGCGTCGAGCATCAAAATGGCGCGGCGGAATTGAGTGTTGTCGCCATTCGTAAAGCTCATTTCGATTTGATCCTCGATTTAAGCAGCACCCCTTGCTTGAATTTAGAAATGCTGCCGCCGGGCTATTTCTATGTCGGTCAAGACGAAGCCAAACTGGCCGATGCGCTGGAGCAACTCCCTGAATTGGTGGGCCAGTTTGATAAACCCCGTTACGTTAAAATCAATGCCGACTTATGCGCCCATGACCGTAATGGCATCAACGGCTGTAACCGCTGCCTCAACTTCTGCCCCGCCGATGCGATTAGCAGTGTTGCGAAGAAAATTGAGGTCGACCCTTACCTCTGCCACGGCGCAGGTAGCTGTGCGAGTGCCTGCCCGACGGGTGCGATTGGTTATGACTTACCAACGCCACAGGCACTGCATTCTTACCTGAATAAGATTATCAACCGTTACCGTGAACAAGCCCAAACCGCGCCCGTGATCCTGTTCCATGACAACGCGGTTGGCGCAAACTTGATAGGGGACGACTTAGCCGGGGATGTATTACCTGTCGCCCTCGAAGAAATCACCGTTGCCAGCATTGACCATTGGTTAGCAGCTCTGGCTTGGGGCGCACGCCAAGTGTTAATCCTCAATACCGAGGCGACAGCTCCCACGCTCACGCAAATGTTGAAAGGTGAACTCGCTTTAGCCAACAGCATGTTAGATGAAATCGGCCAACCGCAGCGCCTGAGCCTTATCGACCCAAGCATGCTGGCGAATTTAGAGCCGCTGCTCGATATCAGCCTCGACTGGCCAGTGATTGTGCCGGGCGCTTTTGCATCGACCACTAAACGTAACACCTTGTTTGACGCGATTGACCATCTGAACAGCCAGGCAGGTGAAATCAACAGTAGTTTAAGTATCAACAACGTCCCCTACGGCAAAGTCAGCGTCAATGTCGAGAAATGTACCCTGTGTATGTCCTGCGTGGCGATTTGCCCCACCATGGCATTGCAAGATGGTGGCGACAAACCTGCACTACACTTTATTGAGCAAAACTGTGTTCAATGTGGCTTATGTGAGGCGGCGTGCCCTGAAAAGGTCATCAGCCTGACGCCACAAATTAACTTTGATAAAGCTGCTCGTCAGCAATTACAAACCCTGAAAGAAGAAGCCCCATTCGAATGTATTCGCTGCGGCTCTCCTTTTGCGACCCAATCTATGGTGCATCGGATGCTGGATATGGTCGGCGCGCACAGCGCATTCTCAGCCAATATTGAACGACTGAAAATGTGTGGCGATTGCCGGGTAAAAGACATGTTTGAAGACATTCTTCAAGATCCTGAAAAGCAACTGCGATAA
- a CDS encoding molecular chaperone TorD family protein encodes MTESVRQVSENDQLRADIYQLLAALLRRHPSPELLQFLANLEIDANEDNEMTKAWLSLQLAAQQFSSEQLEDEYFALFLGVGCGEILPYGSWFMTGSLMDKPLALLRQDLMQLGFEREENVKEPEDHVAALCEVMGILILEAPGYRQLAFYQRHIGSWIQRFCDAVSKAPSAAFYATVAHLAKAFFEMEATEFEQLSLDIPVNCPGSAELQPAASDLEKQVELMN; translated from the coding sequence ATGACCGAATCAGTAAGACAAGTATCAGAAAACGATCAGTTGAGAGCCGATATCTATCAACTGTTGGCCGCCCTGTTGCGTCGCCATCCAAGCCCTGAACTGCTGCAATTTTTGGCCAATCTTGAAATCGATGCCAATGAAGACAATGAGATGACCAAGGCTTGGTTATCCCTGCAATTGGCCGCCCAGCAGTTCAGCAGTGAACAATTAGAAGATGAGTATTTTGCCCTGTTCCTCGGTGTGGGTTGTGGCGAAATCCTGCCCTATGGCAGCTGGTTTATGACGGGCTCACTGATGGATAAGCCTTTAGCTCTGCTGCGCCAAGACTTAATGCAACTCGGTTTTGAACGTGAAGAAAACGTCAAAGAACCCGAGGATCATGTGGCCGCGCTGTGCGAAGTTATGGGCATCTTGATCCTTGAAGCGCCAGGCTACCGTCAATTGGCATTCTATCAACGCCACATCGGTAGTTGGATTCAGCGCTTCTGTGACGCCGTCAGCAAAGCCCCAAGCGCGGCGTTTTATGCCACGGTCGCCCATCTTGCGAAGGCGTTTTTCGAGATGGAAGCCACCGAATTTGAACAACTGAGCTTAGACATTCCCGTCAATTGCCCCGGCAGTGCGGAGCTACAACCCGCCGCCAGCGATTTAGAAAAACAAGTGGAATTAATGAACTAA
- a CDS encoding twin-arginine translocation signal domain-containing protein has product MKKQASDMGRRQLLKALALGSAAGAVATVSSQALAATPTVAPSEPKSDNYRETDHIRNYYASLNN; this is encoded by the coding sequence ATGAAGAAGCAAGCTTCCGACATGGGCCGTCGTCAATTGCTCAAAGCATTGGCACTCGGCAGTGCGGCTGGCGCGGTTGCGACTGTCAGTAGCCAAGCTCTGGCTGCCACCCCAACAGTTGCCCCAAGCGAACCTAAGAGTGACAACTATCGCGAAACCGACCATATCCGTAACTACTATGCGTCGTTGAACAACTAA